A part of Geothrix oryzae genomic DNA contains:
- the accB gene encoding acetyl-CoA carboxylase biotin carboxyl carrier protein: MSTSRKKPAADKKTPQAPKAAAPRPAAPRTTPTSIGLEEIKTLIALVGREPFQEFEFEAGDMRFRIRKDGPAPVVHAAPVVVAAPLAPAMSSAPAAAPQPVGPVDEPGIHYVTSPIVGTFYRASNPSAAPYVSPGDYVKPGQTLCIVEAMKLMNEIESDVAGEVVKVLVENGTPVEYGERLYAVRIG; the protein is encoded by the coding sequence ATGAGCACTTCACGCAAGAAGCCCGCTGCCGACAAGAAGACCCCCCAGGCCCCCAAGGCCGCCGCCCCCAGGCCCGCCGCCCCCCGCACCACCCCCACCTCCATCGGCCTGGAGGAGATCAAGACCCTCATCGCGCTCGTGGGCCGTGAACCCTTCCAGGAATTCGAGTTCGAAGCCGGGGACATGCGCTTCCGCATCCGCAAGGACGGCCCGGCCCCCGTGGTCCACGCCGCCCCGGTGGTGGTCGCCGCCCCCCTGGCCCCAGCCATGTCCTCTGCCCCCGCCGCCGCCCCGCAGCCCGTCGGGCCGGTGGATGAGCCCGGCATCCACTATGTCACCAGCCCCATCGTGGGCACCTTCTACCGCGCCTCCAACCCCAGCGCCGCGCCCTATGTGTCGCCCGGTGACTATGTGAAGCCCGGCCAGACCTTGTGCATCGTCGAAGCCATGAAGCTCATGAACGAGATCGAAAGCGATGTGGCCGGCGAAGTCGTGAAGGTGCTGGTGGAGAATGGCACTCCCGTCGAGTACGGCGAGCGCCTCTACGCGGTCCGGATCGGCTAG
- a CDS encoding RHS repeat-associated core domain-containing protein, with the protein MVLACIQAFAGAEGDPLHETPLSHRTIKLGIGSVDAVSGSLNLRVPLGPRLPGRIPIGFTWSFDNQDGLQSAYGPSGGAGSALGGNVRPVVWPSMTNFGDSPLQCTVLVDGHPMVFHRRYEAGRMPGLADLQSRMLERGVNPVPPRTPPPGYLLDDPGSLQVTGALPSSDGTKFLVAFSYLATIERYDKNTQETIVSTRALAPGYAIIDGPNTIWTQRGNGVVPFGHALTHFSNRWGDHITVDESETTVEPDFQVLTTIVIQDQVAPGNTLTLSVTPSGLPVTHRKSGTDARSGLPYDYPADLRSTGQMEVTNSFGLPKATLLGACASKQRFVPKPAITCPGYDPQAAPEPEYTWDHGFVPLTITHTAEDQSVQKLGFDWGEGLWPTGNLKQIDYPNGLRESFQYDSAIHLSALSFSECDGAWMGFRHVRGTYAQEEELGAFVSRSVARISRQDTVGSTPGECYQILRVRPWWDGTPLGQTRTLWTCKEYESSTAILHYPVAQPDSGSPYRAVRLTHPSYREDLNLSGPQGYLFATAAVLYEENLTGTGLSALRPSDLGSSPFQVIVYDGFDLRSWANPSGSLANGLPVNAVPLRTTIHTKDLPTRTTVAGNPNTPGARDEYGPVITDEYTDVPSQSLPTPDGAAVPIWSNVLPSMESSQPTWRRGEIQRSFDGSRMTLQVKSDRKSLTLDSAQTHTARFASANSTLPVAPPAIRVGQADFGTTTYDYDDFGRVVRQQGDRAGFSAVEVRSYVPGLPLILDLRKEPLSGPGGPYLPNPDRPEVVAGKVHTWLDTHVQAGPSTVVDKIDGRVESFTYEAQLGRETSHTDVLGITTRTDYDAWGRKWRVTRQQKGVVGSVTTESTYDANGRWKEESVTADGKTVRSRTEWDAFGRTVKVITFDAAGSRVGEQALEYDGFGQRTAQSPNLKPTQQSWGMERWAYDDRGRMTDHWDAQGRLLQHTVQQPAWTSISGLAAVWTSTQDDRGHVRSEGVDLLGQKRALVDQAGQLSEYFYDQDGHLLQTLQGAGAARQQRSYAYNPMGWLISRTEPEEGTTVYSKFTMSGTPLVSEQYGREGSTVRNTFTTTLDGHNQPSSVVAAGPEGSVVRRFGYDSASRLPVLLSETQDLPDIWGTPQTMIEAYGYDDLFRLNWKSVSDGQQSFIVSQTLNALGQATSLTYPEGGGRPASTVTVDYDDQNRPRSVRADGNLRGMMVYDQIAGTAVTHTLILGNGATTLSTLDKDELALTQHAVPGGVVESSAITWSAGGLMLSRGNDVFSYDELQRLSASRVVGVHGERVDQWFGYDSFGNRIQSNFDYAEGESGSLQPSELRAWRADSMVGNDLPGTLVALSQGSPAMAAAMGTYDTGRQYDALGRLSQVFAYPGTANALASWLYDPSGRVVKENGTSYLLEASGLRFKRMRADGSLDYTVYGFGREPLAQFSVPSPVSPPKYLSATASGRIRHPAAGATILQPSAAITVAPGSSVAFAGETTFGTACSWDFGDHSRAVGARTSHVFTQAGSYTVTFRARAAGYRASADSVVVRVLARPSITRLTASPASILPGEGALLSWKSSGATQLSIDQGVGVVVGKGHLKVFPRVTTTYTLTATNAAGSVTAQVTVAVNAPAPPSIAEFSATASTIALGQSSTLTWSVANATSLTLDGIGPVVGNSLVVSPTATTTYVLRATNGVGSVSASITVVVEVGLPVIEEFYADPQEVLPGGLTTLRWSVSQADGLEINGMPVTGNSLEQSPAVTTTYTLTARNLVGAVTATVTVMARAPGALVWKRSIVYGFGQELSEDSSGVGTMFIQSDQVGSPSVMTDASGTIVGRSKNLPFGERMVGWGKTALRRFTNHEEDPDSEAIYMQAREYLPVYGKFAQVDPVYDQTKDDPESWNLYNYVTNNPVTKTDPDGRIAEVPEMDASSSRISQSAWGFGDSGGIGLWHAETDNMKVAADNARLLGGSTQPIAGTSEGTAASVAKAKETEAPTAKTAQTIKYDNPNDSSNVSTKSADIIKGLMKEAGATEVVVTDTVRTTQEQASIMYKNASANLDAQKKLYGIDGNAVLTVYSNLLAAKKTETEIITGMKAKIDEIKLANPGAFKHTGDASVRNVIDISPTRITPSTAAEKFKAAVKGSSKIDKYFLPPNDPAIHIEIIQ; encoded by the coding sequence CAGGATGGTCTGCAGTCGGCCTATGGTCCATCGGGCGGGGCCGGGAGTGCCCTCGGCGGGAATGTCCGTCCCGTGGTCTGGCCGTCGATGACAAATTTCGGCGACAGTCCGCTTCAATGCACCGTTCTGGTGGATGGCCATCCGATGGTCTTCCACCGGCGGTACGAGGCCGGGAGAATGCCCGGTCTCGCGGATCTCCAGAGCCGCATGCTGGAGCGTGGGGTGAACCCGGTTCCACCGAGGACGCCGCCTCCTGGCTATCTTCTCGATGATCCCGGGTCCCTGCAGGTGACCGGGGCGCTCCCGTCCAGCGATGGCACCAAATTCCTGGTGGCCTTCTCCTACCTGGCGACGATCGAGCGCTACGACAAGAACACGCAGGAGACCATTGTCTCAACGCGGGCCTTGGCTCCGGGCTACGCGATCATCGATGGCCCCAATACCATCTGGACCCAGCGGGGAAATGGCGTCGTTCCCTTCGGACATGCATTGACGCACTTCAGCAATCGCTGGGGAGACCACATCACCGTGGATGAATCCGAAACGACGGTGGAGCCTGATTTCCAGGTCCTCACCACCATCGTGATCCAGGATCAGGTGGCGCCGGGCAACACCTTGACTCTGTCCGTGACCCCGTCAGGCCTGCCGGTCACCCATCGGAAATCCGGTACCGACGCTCGCAGCGGTCTGCCCTACGACTACCCCGCCGACCTCCGCTCGACCGGCCAGATGGAAGTGACGAACTCGTTCGGCCTGCCCAAAGCCACCCTCTTGGGGGCTTGCGCCTCCAAGCAACGCTTTGTTCCGAAACCGGCCATTACCTGTCCTGGGTACGATCCGCAGGCGGCCCCTGAGCCTGAATACACCTGGGACCACGGATTCGTACCCCTTACGATCACCCATACCGCCGAGGACCAGTCCGTCCAGAAGCTTGGTTTTGATTGGGGCGAGGGTCTCTGGCCCACGGGCAACCTGAAACAAATCGACTACCCCAACGGGCTCCGGGAGAGCTTTCAATATGATTCCGCCATCCACCTCTCGGCCCTGAGCTTCAGCGAATGCGATGGTGCCTGGATGGGGTTCCGGCATGTGCGGGGAACCTACGCCCAGGAGGAAGAACTCGGAGCCTTCGTCTCGCGCAGCGTGGCCCGGATCTCCCGGCAGGACACGGTCGGATCCACCCCAGGGGAATGCTATCAAATCCTGCGGGTGCGGCCCTGGTGGGATGGGACGCCACTGGGTCAGACCCGCACGCTCTGGACATGCAAAGAATACGAGAGCTCGACGGCCATCCTGCACTATCCCGTCGCACAGCCGGATTCGGGATCGCCTTATCGAGCGGTTCGGCTGACCCATCCCTCCTATCGCGAGGATCTGAACCTGAGCGGTCCCCAGGGCTATCTGTTCGCCACAGCGGCCGTGCTTTACGAGGAGAACCTGACGGGCACGGGCCTGTCCGCGCTCCGGCCTTCAGACTTGGGCTCTTCCCCGTTTCAGGTGATTGTCTACGATGGCTTCGATCTGCGGAGCTGGGCCAACCCGTCGGGATCTTTGGCCAACGGCCTGCCCGTCAATGCCGTGCCTCTACGCACGACCATTCATACCAAGGACCTTCCCACCCGTACGACCGTGGCTGGAAACCCCAACACGCCTGGGGCCCGGGATGAGTACGGGCCCGTGATCACCGACGAATATACCGATGTGCCGTCCCAGTCCCTGCCAACACCCGATGGCGCGGCTGTGCCGATCTGGAGCAATGTCCTCCCATCGATGGAATCCTCTCAGCCCACCTGGCGGCGCGGCGAGATCCAGCGGAGTTTCGATGGGTCGAGGATGACCCTGCAGGTCAAGTCGGACCGGAAGAGCCTGACGCTGGATTCAGCCCAGACCCACACGGCGCGCTTCGCCTCGGCGAACTCGACTCTCCCGGTGGCTCCACCCGCCATCCGGGTCGGCCAGGCGGATTTCGGGACCACGACCTACGACTACGACGACTTCGGCAGGGTTGTCCGGCAGCAGGGAGACCGGGCCGGATTCTCGGCAGTTGAGGTTCGGAGCTATGTGCCTGGGCTCCCCTTGATCCTGGATCTTCGGAAGGAGCCGCTGTCGGGGCCTGGCGGCCCGTACCTTCCCAATCCAGATCGACCCGAAGTCGTGGCGGGGAAGGTCCACACCTGGCTGGATACCCATGTCCAGGCGGGGCCATCCACCGTTGTGGACAAGATCGACGGGCGCGTGGAGTCGTTCACCTACGAGGCCCAGTTGGGCCGCGAGACCTCCCATACGGATGTCCTTGGCATCACCACCCGGACGGATTACGACGCCTGGGGCCGCAAATGGCGGGTGACGCGGCAGCAGAAGGGCGTCGTCGGTTCGGTCACCACCGAGAGCACCTACGATGCCAACGGTCGCTGGAAGGAGGAATCGGTGACCGCCGATGGCAAGACGGTACGCAGCCGCACGGAATGGGATGCCTTTGGCCGAACCGTGAAGGTGATCACCTTCGATGCGGCCGGGTCGAGGGTCGGAGAGCAGGCCCTCGAATACGATGGCTTCGGACAGAGGACGGCACAAAGCCCCAACCTGAAGCCGACCCAGCAGTCCTGGGGCATGGAGCGATGGGCCTACGATGATCGCGGCCGGATGACGGATCACTGGGATGCCCAGGGCCGGCTGCTCCAGCACACGGTTCAGCAGCCCGCATGGACTTCGATCAGCGGCTTGGCGGCCGTGTGGACCTCCACTCAGGACGACCGGGGCCATGTGCGGTCGGAAGGGGTCGATCTCCTGGGCCAAAAGCGGGCCCTGGTGGACCAAGCGGGGCAGCTCAGTGAGTATTTCTACGATCAGGATGGCCACCTTCTGCAGACGCTCCAGGGGGCTGGAGCGGCCAGGCAGCAGCGCAGTTATGCCTACAACCCCATGGGATGGCTCATCAGCCGGACTGAACCGGAGGAGGGGACCACCGTCTATTCGAAGTTCACGATGTCAGGCACCCCACTCGTCAGTGAACAGTACGGCCGCGAAGGCTCCACGGTAAGGAACACCTTCACGACCACGCTCGATGGCCACAACCAGCCGAGCTCCGTCGTGGCGGCGGGCCCTGAGGGATCTGTCGTGCGTCGCTTCGGGTACGACTCAGCCTCCCGCCTGCCCGTGTTGCTATCCGAAACCCAGGATCTTCCAGACATCTGGGGGACGCCGCAAACCATGATCGAAGCCTATGGATACGACGACCTCTTCCGATTGAATTGGAAGTCTGTTTCTGACGGGCAACAGAGCTTCATCGTCTCGCAGACGCTCAATGCCCTTGGGCAGGCGACGAGCCTTACTTATCCGGAAGGGGGAGGCCGGCCGGCTTCGACCGTCACGGTGGATTACGACGACCAGAACCGGCCTCGAAGCGTCAGAGCCGACGGAAACCTACGGGGGATGATGGTCTACGACCAGATCGCAGGTACCGCGGTGACGCATACCTTGATCCTCGGCAACGGCGCCACCACGCTCTCGACCTTGGACAAGGATGAGCTGGCCCTGACGCAGCACGCGGTTCCCGGCGGGGTGGTCGAATCGAGCGCCATCACCTGGTCGGCGGGGGGCCTGATGCTCAGCCGCGGGAATGATGTCTTCAGCTATGACGAGCTCCAACGGCTAAGTGCCAGCCGCGTGGTGGGAGTCCATGGAGAACGCGTTGATCAGTGGTTCGGTTACGATTCATTCGGGAACCGGATCCAGTCCAATTTCGACTACGCGGAGGGTGAATCAGGCAGCCTCCAGCCTTCGGAGCTTCGCGCCTGGCGGGCTGATTCCATGGTTGGCAACGACCTCCCGGGTACCCTCGTGGCCCTGAGCCAGGGGAGTCCCGCGATGGCCGCGGCGATGGGTACCTACGATACCGGGCGCCAGTACGATGCGTTGGGGCGCCTCAGTCAGGTGTTTGCCTATCCGGGTACTGCCAATGCGCTGGCCTCCTGGCTCTACGATCCTTCGGGGCGGGTGGTGAAGGAGAATGGAACCTCCTATCTGCTGGAGGCGTCAGGCCTTCGCTTCAAGCGCATGCGCGCCGATGGGAGCCTCGATTACACAGTCTACGGATTCGGCCGGGAGCCCTTGGCTCAATTTTCTGTGCCTTCACCCGTGAGCCCTCCCAAATACCTCTCGGCAACGGCCTCGGGGCGCATCCGTCATCCAGCGGCCGGTGCCACCATCCTGCAACCCTCGGCGGCCATCACGGTGGCGCCGGGAAGCAGTGTGGCCTTCGCGGGAGAGACGACCTTCGGCACGGCCTGCAGTTGGGACTTCGGCGACCACAGCAGAGCCGTTGGCGCGAGGACAAGCCATGTCTTTACTCAGGCCGGCAGCTACACCGTGACCTTCAGGGCGCGAGCCGCGGGATATCGGGCGTCCGCCGATTCCGTCGTGGTCAGGGTGCTGGCTCGGCCCTCCATCACCCGTCTCACCGCCAGCCCGGCCAGCATCCTCCCGGGGGAAGGCGCCCTCCTGAGTTGGAAATCGAGCGGAGCCACCCAGCTGTCCATCGACCAGGGCGTCGGCGTGGTGGTAGGAAAGGGGCACCTCAAGGTGTTCCCGAGGGTGACCACGACCTACACGCTGACGGCGACGAATGCTGCGGGGAGCGTCACCGCGCAGGTGACTGTGGCGGTCAATGCGCCGGCGCCCCCAAGCATCGCCGAGTTTTCAGCGACGGCCAGCACCATTGCCTTGGGGCAGAGTTCGACCCTGACCTGGAGCGTCGCAAACGCCACCTCTCTCACCCTCGACGGGATCGGGCCGGTGGTGGGGAACAGCCTGGTGGTGTCTCCCACAGCGACGACGACCTATGTCCTGAGGGCCACCAATGGGGTGGGCTCAGTCAGTGCCTCGATCACCGTGGTGGTGGAGGTCGGCTTGCCCGTGATCGAGGAGTTCTATGCGGACCCGCAGGAAGTCTTGCCAGGCGGGCTCACGACCCTGAGGTGGTCCGTGAGCCAAGCCGATGGCCTCGAGATCAACGGCATGCCCGTGACGGGGAACAGCCTCGAACAGTCGCCCGCCGTGACGACTACCTACACGCTGACCGCCAGGAATCTGGTGGGAGCCGTGACCGCCACGGTGACGGTCATGGCGCGAGCCCCCGGGGCCCTGGTCTGGAAGCGCTCCATCGTCTATGGTTTCGGGCAGGAACTATCGGAGGATTCATCGGGTGTGGGAACGATGTTCATCCAGTCGGACCAGGTGGGGAGTCCCTCGGTGATGACCGATGCCTCGGGGACGATCGTGGGCCGATCCAAGAACCTTCCCTTCGGCGAGCGGATGGTCGGTTGGGGGAAAACGGCCCTCCGTCGCTTCACAAACCACGAGGAGGACCCGGACAGCGAGGCGATCTACATGCAGGCCCGGGAATACCTTCCCGTCTATGGAAAATTCGCCCAGGTGGACCCCGTCTATGACCAGACCAAAGACGATCCCGAATCCTGGAACCTCTACAACTATGTGACGAACAACCCCGTGACGAAGACGGACCCGGATGGGCGGATCGCCGAGGTTCCAGAAATGGACGCATCCTCCTCGCGAATTTCGCAATCCGCCTGGGGTTTCGGCGATTCGGGCGGAATCGGCCTGTGGCATGCCGAAACGGACAACATGAAGGTGGCAGCGGACAATGCCAGGCTGCTCGGGGGAAGCACCCAACCGATCGCGGGAACAAGCGAGGGCACCGCCGCCTCGGTGGCTAAGGCAAAAGAAACTGAAGCACCAACGGCGAAAACCGCGCAAACAATCAAATATGACAATCCTAATGACAGCAGTAATGTGTCGACAAAATCTGCTGATATTATTAAAGGGTTGATGAAAGAAGCCGGTGCCACAGAAGTGGTTGTGACTGATACTGTCAGGACCACCCAGGAGCAGGCGAGTATCATGTATAAAAATGCATCTGCAAACCTAGATGCTCAGAAGAAACTCTATGGGATTGATGGAAATGCAGTGCTGACGGTTTATTCAAATCTGCTCGCAGCAAAGAAGACTGAAACTGAAATCATTACGGGGATGAAAGCCAAGATCGATGAAATTAAATTGGCTAACCCTGGTGCATTTAAACATACAGGAGATGCAAGTGTAAGGAATGTCATCGATATAAGTCCAACTAGAATAACTCCAAGCACCGCAGCGGAGAAATTTAAGGCAGCCGTTAAAGGAAGCAGCAAGATAGACAAATATTTCCTTCCTCCAAACGATCCTGCAATTCACATAGAAATTATTCAATAG
- the accC gene encoding acetyl-CoA carboxylase biotin carboxylase subunit yields the protein MGAAIRRKATPTATAPADAPPFKKILIANRGEIALRVILACKEMGIQTVAVYSEADRNALHVRFADEEVCIGPPPSSKSYLNIPQVIAAAEVTGAEAIHPGYGFLSENAHFVEVCQACGITFIGPSGEIIRKMGNKAQAKATMLEAGVPLMPGSDGLVETVEEALVVAEQIGYPVIVKASAGGGGRGMRIVNNPEELPDLYNTARSEAKNAFGDDGVYMEKYLLEPRHIEVQIMGDLFGNVVHLGERECSIQRRHQKLIEESPSAVLDPALRQRICDTAVRAAKAVGYYNAGTIEFLLDKRGDFFFMEMNTRVQVEHPVTELVTGIDIVKEQIRIAAGQKLSFRQEDVVQKGHAIECRINAEDPFKFTPCPGRITALHFPGGPGIRVDTAMHQDAVIPPHYDSMVAKLIAFGANRTEAIARMRRALDTLVIEGIKTTAPLHRRIMDQPDFIAGTFSTKWLEGYLEELKRDPTGDPR from the coding sequence ATGGGCGCAGCCATTCGACGCAAGGCAACCCCAACGGCGACGGCTCCCGCCGACGCGCCGCCCTTCAAGAAGATCCTCATCGCCAACCGGGGCGAGATCGCGTTGCGCGTGATCCTGGCCTGCAAGGAGATGGGCATCCAGACCGTGGCCGTCTATTCGGAAGCGGATCGCAACGCCCTGCATGTGCGCTTCGCGGACGAGGAAGTCTGCATCGGCCCCCCGCCCTCCTCGAAGTCCTACCTGAACATCCCCCAGGTCATCGCCGCCGCCGAAGTCACCGGCGCCGAGGCCATCCATCCGGGCTACGGCTTCCTCAGCGAGAACGCCCATTTCGTCGAAGTCTGCCAGGCCTGCGGCATCACCTTCATCGGGCCCAGCGGCGAGATCATCCGCAAGATGGGCAACAAGGCCCAGGCCAAGGCCACCATGCTGGAGGCCGGCGTGCCCCTCATGCCGGGCAGCGACGGCCTCGTGGAGACGGTCGAAGAGGCCCTGGTGGTGGCCGAGCAGATCGGCTATCCCGTCATCGTCAAGGCCAGCGCGGGTGGCGGCGGGCGCGGCATGCGCATCGTCAACAACCCCGAGGAACTACCGGACCTCTACAACACCGCCCGCAGCGAGGCCAAGAACGCCTTCGGCGACGATGGCGTCTACATGGAGAAGTACCTCCTGGAGCCCCGCCACATCGAAGTCCAGATCATGGGCGACCTCTTCGGCAATGTGGTGCACCTGGGCGAGCGCGAGTGCTCCATCCAGCGTCGCCACCAGAAGCTCATCGAGGAGAGCCCCAGCGCCGTCCTCGACCCGGCCCTGCGCCAGCGCATCTGCGACACCGCCGTGCGCGCCGCCAAGGCCGTCGGCTACTACAACGCGGGCACCATCGAGTTCCTCCTCGACAAGCGCGGCGACTTCTTCTTCATGGAGATGAACACCCGCGTCCAGGTGGAGCACCCCGTCACCGAGCTGGTCACGGGCATCGACATCGTGAAAGAGCAGATCCGCATCGCCGCCGGCCAGAAGCTCAGCTTCCGCCAGGAGGATGTGGTCCAGAAGGGCCACGCCATCGAGTGCCGCATCAATGCGGAGGACCCCTTCAAGTTCACGCCCTGCCCCGGCCGCATCACCGCCCTGCACTTCCCCGGCGGCCCCGGCATCCGCGTGGATACCGCCATGCATCAGGATGCGGTCATCCCGCCCCACTACGACTCCATGGTGGCCAAGCTCATCGCCTTCGGCGCCAACCGCACCGAGGCCATCGCCCGCATGCGGCGCGCCCTGGACACCCTGGTCATCGAGGGCATCAAGACCACCGCCCCCCTGCACCGCCGCATCATGGACCAGCCCGACTTCATCGCCGGCACCTTCTCCACCAAGTGGCTGGAAGGCTACCTCGAGGAGTTGAAGCGTGATCCGACGGGGGATCCCCGGTAG
- the murJ gene encoding murein biosynthesis integral membrane protein MurJ, producing the protein MSDSPRARPSLLRSAGVVGLMTLLSRLTGLLQTFFLSHVLGAGAAADAYAVAFRLPNLLRRFTAEGTMTAAFLPTLAEAEAAEGEAAVKAVAARFLGTLLVILLLGVVLVLLFMGPLAGLLMLGRPEAQSELTTRLGRIMFPYLALVSLTAGFAGLLNLRHRFALAASVSVFWNLAFIAFGWLSLRLLGRGGQVPLETVAVVCALAVLAGGVLQLLVILPAVRKEGFGLAVGLHLRDPWVRKALKRMGPGLLAAGIYPINALISAMLASMLPNGAQMVLYNSGMMGEMVLGLFAMSLATAGLPTLSRQAEARDWPALNRSLTQSISASALLVLPASVGLAVLARPICALLFRTGAYDPAAADWTALTLVFQSVGLVFVAAQRLGNQALYALKDYRGPAALAGATLVVNVALSLALLKPLGTGGLALANGLASLAGLAGLLLRLRPRLPGLDLRPLLNATARALAACLLMGLLAWGGAHLLTLDAPHAFTRAALALKVLPLVALCAVVYGATAAGFGHPEARNLAAKLRGKLVRR; encoded by the coding sequence GTGAGCGATTCCCCCCGCGCCCGTCCCAGCCTGCTCCGCTCCGCCGGGGTCGTCGGGCTGATGACGCTGCTGAGCCGCCTCACGGGGCTGCTCCAGACCTTCTTCCTCAGCCATGTGCTGGGGGCGGGGGCCGCCGCGGATGCCTACGCCGTGGCCTTCCGCCTGCCCAACCTGCTGCGCCGCTTCACCGCCGAAGGCACCATGACCGCCGCCTTCCTGCCCACCCTGGCCGAAGCCGAGGCCGCCGAGGGCGAGGCCGCCGTGAAGGCCGTGGCGGCACGGTTCCTGGGCACCCTGCTGGTGATCCTGCTGCTGGGCGTGGTCCTCGTCCTCCTGTTCATGGGGCCCCTGGCGGGCCTGCTGATGCTGGGGCGCCCCGAGGCCCAGAGCGAGCTCACCACCCGGCTGGGCCGCATCATGTTCCCCTACCTGGCCCTGGTGAGCCTCACGGCGGGCTTCGCGGGCCTGCTGAACCTGCGCCACCGCTTCGCCCTGGCGGCCTCGGTCTCCGTGTTCTGGAACCTGGCCTTCATCGCCTTCGGGTGGCTCTCGCTGCGCCTACTGGGGCGAGGCGGCCAGGTGCCGCTCGAGACGGTTGCGGTCGTGTGCGCCCTGGCCGTGCTGGCGGGGGGCGTGCTCCAGCTGCTGGTCATCCTGCCCGCCGTGCGGAAGGAGGGCTTCGGCCTCGCCGTCGGCCTGCACCTGCGCGACCCCTGGGTCCGCAAGGCCCTCAAGCGCATGGGGCCGGGCCTCCTGGCCGCCGGCATCTACCCCATCAACGCCCTGATCAGCGCCATGCTGGCCTCCATGCTCCCCAACGGCGCCCAGATGGTGCTCTACAACAGCGGCATGATGGGCGAGATGGTGCTGGGGCTCTTCGCCATGAGCCTCGCCACCGCCGGACTGCCCACCCTCTCGCGCCAGGCCGAGGCCCGCGACTGGCCCGCCCTGAACCGCAGCCTCACGCAGTCCATCTCGGCCTCAGCCCTGCTGGTGCTGCCGGCCTCCGTGGGCCTCGCCGTGCTGGCGCGGCCCATCTGCGCCCTGCTCTTCCGCACCGGCGCCTACGATCCCGCCGCCGCCGACTGGACCGCCCTCACCCTGGTGTTCCAGTCCGTGGGCCTGGTCTTCGTGGCCGCCCAGCGCCTGGGCAATCAGGCCCTCTACGCCCTCAAGGACTACCGCGGCCCCGCGGCCCTGGCGGGTGCCACCCTGGTGGTGAATGTGGCCCTCAGCCTCGCGCTGCTGAAGCCCCTCGGCACCGGCGGCCTGGCCCTGGCCAACGGCCTCGCCAGCCTCGCGGGCCTCGCGGGCCTGCTGCTGCGCCTGCGCCCCCGCCTGCCCGGCCTGGACCTGCGCCCCCTCCTGAACGCCACCGCCCGCGCCCTCGCCGCCTGCCTCCTCATGGGCCTGCTCGCCTGGGGCGGCGCGCACCTCCTCACCCTCGACGCCCCCCACGCCTTCACCCGCGCCGCCCTGGCGCTGAAAGTCCTGCCCCTCGTGGCCCTCTGCGCGGTGGTTTACGGAGCTACTGCCGCGGGATTCGGGCATCCCGAGGCCCGCAACCTAGCCGCGAAGCTCCGAGGAAAGCTCGTTCGCCGCTAA
- the ribH gene encoding 6,7-dimethyl-8-ribityllumazine synthase produces MGIFEGHIRVHDGDRFALVASRWNDFIVERLIDGAKDCILRHGGREDQLDLIRVPGSFELPQAAKLAAQSGRYAGVIVLGSVIRGGTPHFDMIAAEVTKGAAQVALDTGLPLAFGVLTTDSVEQAIDRAGAKMGNKGWEAAQSVLEMTDLAHALKAAAKGRK; encoded by the coding sequence ATGGGGATCTTTGAGGGCCACATCCGCGTCCACGACGGCGACCGTTTCGCCTTGGTGGCCTCGCGCTGGAACGACTTCATCGTCGAACGCCTCATCGACGGCGCGAAGGACTGCATCCTCCGCCACGGCGGACGGGAAGACCAGCTGGACCTCATCCGCGTCCCGGGAAGCTTCGAGCTGCCCCAGGCGGCCAAGCTGGCGGCCCAGAGCGGCCGCTATGCGGGCGTCATCGTGCTGGGTTCCGTGATTCGCGGCGGCACGCCGCACTTCGACATGATCGCCGCCGAAGTCACCAAGGGCGCCGCCCAGGTGGCCCTGGACACCGGCCTGCCGCTGGCCTTCGGCGTGCTGACGACCGACAGCGTGGAGCAGGCCATCGACCGGGCCGGCGCGAAAATGGGCAACAAGGGCTGGGAGGCCGCCCAGAGCGTCCTCGAGATGACCGACCTCGCCCATGCCCTGAAGGCTGCTGCGAAGGGGCGCAAGTAG
- the nusB gene encoding transcription antitermination factor NusB has product MGVRRRGREYALQMLYAMDLTGYQPDQVFAGFYAIQDLNRDAFYYARRLVDGVHGHLDEIDGVLAKYAEHWKIHRMAAVDRNLLRLGLFELIYVKEVPFPIVINEALEIVKEFSDQEGTQFLNGILDAARKEFRPEENGPRIKKKVGAAEPPEES; this is encoded by the coding sequence ATGGGTGTCCGTCGCCGGGGGCGCGAGTACGCCCTTCAAATGCTGTATGCCATGGACCTGACCGGCTACCAGCCGGATCAGGTGTTCGCCGGCTTCTACGCCATCCAGGATCTGAACCGGGATGCGTTCTACTATGCCCGGCGCCTGGTGGACGGCGTGCACGGACATCTCGACGAGATCGACGGGGTGCTGGCGAAGTACGCCGAGCACTGGAAGATCCATCGCATGGCCGCCGTGGATCGCAACCTGCTCCGCCTGGGGCTGTTCGAGCTGATCTATGTGAAGGAAGTGCCCTTCCCCATCGTCATCAACGAAGCCCTGGAGATCGTGAAGGAATTCAGCGACCAGGAAGGCACGCAATTCCTCAACGGCATCCTGGATGCCGCCCGCAAAGAGTTCCGCCCGGAAGAAAACGGCCCCCGAATCAAGAAGAAGGTCGGGGCCGCAGAACCTCCTGAAGAATCATGA